The following are encoded together in the Planococcus antarcticus DSM 14505 genome:
- a CDS encoding acetyl-CoA C-acetyltransferase produces MREAVIVASARTPVGKATKGSLATVRPDDFGALVVKETLQRAGGYDGSIDDLIMGCAMPEAEQGMNIARNIGALAGLPDTVSAVTVNRFCSSGLQSIAYAAERIMVGSAEAIIAGGVESMSMVPMMGNVIRPNAKLAETAPQYYMSMGHTAEQVATKYGVSREDQDAFAVRSHEKAAAAIAAGNFDEEIVPVEVTKRYVDENNNYQEKTSMFEMDEGVRHGTNIAGLTKLRAAFSARGSVTAGNSSQTSDGAGALLVMDREKAESLGLKPIAKFRSFATGGVPPEVMGIGPIVAIPKALKLAGLTIDDIDVWELNEAFASQSLGVIRHLGLDIDKVNFNGGAIALGHPLGATGSILTIRMLSELKRQGKQFGVVTMCIGGGMGAAGVFEML; encoded by the coding sequence ATGCGTGAAGCAGTAATCGTGGCCAGTGCTCGCACACCGGTCGGAAAAGCGACAAAAGGTTCTTTAGCGACTGTGCGACCGGATGATTTCGGTGCCTTAGTTGTTAAAGAAACACTACAACGAGCTGGCGGCTATGACGGGTCGATAGATGACTTGATTATGGGTTGCGCCATGCCAGAAGCAGAACAAGGCATGAATATCGCTCGCAACATCGGAGCACTTGCAGGTTTGCCGGATACGGTTTCAGCCGTTACCGTCAACCGTTTTTGTTCATCAGGCCTTCAGTCAATCGCTTATGCAGCAGAGCGAATTATGGTCGGTTCAGCAGAAGCCATTATCGCAGGTGGTGTCGAGTCAATGAGCATGGTGCCAATGATGGGCAATGTCATTCGCCCGAACGCAAAATTAGCTGAAACAGCGCCTCAATATTATATGAGCATGGGTCATACAGCAGAGCAAGTAGCCACAAAATACGGCGTGAGTCGTGAAGACCAAGATGCATTTGCTGTCCGCTCTCATGAAAAAGCAGCAGCAGCAATCGCAGCTGGTAACTTTGATGAAGAAATTGTGCCGGTTGAAGTAACGAAACGTTACGTAGACGAAAACAATAACTACCAAGAAAAAACGTCGATGTTTGAAATGGACGAAGGCGTCCGCCACGGAACGAACATCGCGGGATTAACCAAATTACGAGCAGCTTTCTCAGCTCGCGGATCGGTTACAGCTGGTAACTCCTCACAAACGTCAGATGGCGCCGGTGCATTACTCGTGATGGACCGTGAAAAAGCAGAATCGTTGGGATTAAAGCCTATCGCTAAATTCCGTTCATTTGCAACGGGTGGTGTTCCGCCCGAAGTTATGGGAATTGGTCCAATCGTGGCGATTCCAAAAGCCTTAAAATTAGCAGGCTTGACCATCGACGATATCGACGTATGGGAGTTGAACGAAGCCTTCGCTTCTCAGTCACTTGGCGTTATCCGCCATTTAGGCCTTGATATCGACAAAGTTAACTTTAACGGGGGCGCCATTGCACTGGGCCATCCGCTAGGTGCTACAGGATCTATCTTAACGATTCGCATGTTGAGCGAATTAAAACGGCAAGGCAAACAATTTGGTGTCGTCACAATGTGTATCGGCGGAGGAATGGGCGCAGCAGGCGTCTTCGAAATGCTTTAG